A single genomic interval of Sander lucioperca isolate FBNREF2018 chromosome 9, SLUC_FBN_1.2, whole genome shotgun sequence harbors:
- the cfap410 gene encoding cilia and flagella associated protein 410, whose product MKLTRKQVLAKAKASDLESVKKLNCWGCNLTDISIFTQMANIEVLTLSVNNISSLSSLAGCLSLCELYLRKNNIPSLSELSHLRTLTRLRVLWLAENPCCGTDSIQYRLTVLRCLPRLQKLDNQVVTEDELALALMEGEEVTTPPGSVQNQPSTNGLPDAETENDSLNYNMEETNKIREELGMKPLSRDKFPSLSSPSTRENKPSMKKTHTLDAVLLLLKDLDEEELHIVHTATQNRLQTYTLDSEMLFDSLKTQKTPEIQH is encoded by the exons ATGAAGCTAACACGAAAACAGGTTCTCGCGAAGGCAAAGGCCTCCGACTTGGAAAGCGTGAAGAAATTGAACTGCTG GGGATGCAACCTGACTGAT ATTTCTATCTTCACTCAAATGGCCAACATTGAGGTGCTGACACTTAG tGTCAACAacatctcatctctctcttctctggctggctgtctgtctctatgtgagCTCTACCTGAGGAAGAACAATATTCCCTCACTCTCTGAGCTCTCTCATCTGCGAACCTTGACACGTCTCAGAGTGCTCTGGTTGGCTGAGAACCCCTGTTGTGGAACTGACTCCATTCAGTATCGCCTCACTGTACTGCGCTGCCTTCCTCGCCTCCAGAAGCTTGACAACCAAG TAGTGACAGAGGATGAGCTTGCACTTGCTCTCATGGAGGGTGAAGAAGTCACCACCCCCCCAGGCAGTGTTCAAAACCAGCCTTCCACCAATGGACTTCCAGATGCAGAGACAGAGAATGACTCGCTTAACTACAACATGGAGGAGACCAA CAAAATCAGGGAAGAGTTGGGGATGAAGCCCCTCTCCAGAGACAAGttcccctctctttcttctccATCAACCAGAGAAAATAAACCATCAATGAAAAAG acacacactcttgatgcagttctgctgctgctgaaggatTTGGATGAAGAGGAGCTTCACATTGTACACACAGCTACCCAAAATAGACTGCAAACCTACACACTGGACTCAGAGATGCTGTTCGATTCACTGAAGACACAAAAAACTCCCGAGATCCAACACTGA
- the zgc:162816 gene encoding D-threo-3-hydroxyaspartate dehydratase, translated as MEGEALSALCTPALVVDVDKVKRNAERMIKRCQNLGVQLRPHMKTHKTLECADIMTGGSRRCIVVSTLAEACFYADHGFDDILYAYSLPFDKVERCAALSERLDLFQVLLDHPHALEQLKKRPLRDGRLWHVWLKLDCGNGRAGVLHSEPEALRLAQAIAETEGVELTGVYAHCGNTYNCRGVEKIQAVAQETTDLTLQFMEKLKVVGITCKSSIGSTPSCSYPVKDMAQLSEVHPGNYAFYDVQQSVIGSCSLEDVAVRVLTRVIGHCPHRNQLLIDCGWCGLSLDGAGKLPTGYAVIEGHPNLKLLSMTQEHGRVEPISGLLDYSKYPLGSLLTLIPYHSCATAAMHPVYHVHSEGRLLGKWTPTRGW; from the exons ATGGAGGGAGAGGCCCTCTCCGCCCTGTGTACCCCTGCTCTGGTGGTGGATGTAGACAAAGTGAAGAGAAATGCTGAGAGGATGATCAAACGCTGTCAGAATTTGGGGGTCCAGCTTCGGCCGCACATGAAGACCCACAAAACCCT TGAGTGTGCTGACATAATGACGGGTGGATCACGGAGGTGCATTGTGGTTTCCACACTGGCAGAGGCCTGTTTTTATGCCGACCACGGATTTGATGACATCCTCTATGCATACTCTCTTCCCTTTGATAAG GTAGAGCGCTGTGCTGCCCTGTCAGAGAGGCTGGATCTCTTCCAAGTTTTACTGGATCATCCTCATGCTCTGGAGCAGCTCAAAAAGAGACCCCTGAGAGACGGTCGGCTCTGGCACGTCTGGCTCAAACTCGACTGTGGAAACGGGAGAG CTGGTGTCCTGCACTCAGAACCTGAGGCACTCAGATTGGCTCAGGCCATTGCCGAGACAGAGGGTGTGGAACTAACAGGAGTGTACGCTCACTGTGGGAACACCTATAACTGCAGAGGAGTTGAGAAAATACAGGCTGTTGCCCAGGAAACCACTGACTTGACTCTGCAGTTCATGGAAAA ACTAAAGGTTGTTGGCATCACCTGTAAATCAAGCATTGGCTCCACCCCTTCCTGTAGTTACCCAGTCAAAGACATGGCGCAGCTCAGCGAGGTGCATCCTGGAAACTATGCCTTCTATG ATGTGCAGCAgtctgtgattggctcgtgCAGTCTGGAGGATGTGGCTGTGAGAGTTTTGACGAGAGTCATCGGACACTGTCCTCACAGGAACCAGCTCCTGATTGACTGTGGATGGTGTGGACTCAG TCTAGATGGAGCTGGAAAACTTCCCACTGGATATGCTGTGATTGAAGGACACCCAAACCTTAA GTTGTTGTCTATGACCCAGGAGCACGGTAGAGTGGAGCCCATCTCAGGACTGCTGGACTACAGCAAATACCCCCTGGGCTCTCTGCTCACACTGATCCCTTACCAT tcgtGTGCAACTGCAGCGATGCATCCCGTGTACCATGTGCACTCTGAGGGCCGTCTGCTGGGGAAGTGGACACCAACACGCGGGTGGTGA
- the orc2 gene encoding origin recognition complex subunit 2 isoform X2 has translation MKVLFTFSSGGTDLLSVIMSVLEVKFIGDGDALEHIVDKQEGVQSNSGSVQKMVTFKNPAGRRTRVDAEHDGDENEVLDEQNYVQALGTDNAEDEEGMYRVAGSSIFTFQKGKRGHSMAQTASELARTPGKSVTFSTTPNIEPSTPTRTGRNHRGESRTPQRSKKVQFVSTTPHRLRKRMTTPSIRSDSDSELSSSDSGEEEDEVGIEEEQKVKKEDKENLKTLRTPSKCSSAALYKTPAKKSKTASEVPNQPSMIEEYFEAHGSSKVLTSDRTLERLHTPKLDRETLVQLLEGKPSCCSKEIQQLHNKHRKHFSKWMLQLQLGFSVLVYGLGSKKSLLEDFRVSHLAQEIHLVVNGFFPSITLKSILNALTCEVLEHQGSFRTPSDQIQYITQTLKDSPDLHVYLLIHNIDGPMLRGEKTQSALGQLASLPNLHLVASLDHINAPLVWDQFKQSQFNWLWWECVTFQHYAEETSYENSLLVQQTGALALSSLTHVLRSLTPNARGIFKLLVKFQLENKDNPSYTGLSFQDFYQRCREAFLVNSDLTLRTQLTEFRDHKLIRTRKGADGVEYLIVAVDASTLMDFLENEEDD, from the exons ATGAaagttttgtttacattttcttcGGGCGGTACTGACTTGTTATCCG TCATCATGAGTGTGTTGGAGGTGAAGTTCATTGGTGATGGAGATGCTCTGGAGCATATCGTGGACAAACAGGAGG GTGTGCAGAGCAACAGTGGGTCTGTTCAGAAGATGGTAACGTTTAAAAACCCAGCTGGACGACGGACCAGAGTGGATGCAGAACATGATGGGGACGAAAATGAAGTCCTTGATGAGCAGAACTATGTCCAAGCTTTAGGAACAGACAATGCAGAAG ACGAGGAGGGTATGTACAGAGTGGCTGGATCCTCCATTTTCACCTTTCAGAAAGGCAAACGTGGACACAGCATGGCCCAGACTG CGAGTGAGTTGGCTCGGACTCCTGGGAAAAGCGTGACCTTCAGCACGACCCCCAACATTGAACCCTCGACTCCCACCCGAACAGGCCGCA ACCACAGAGGGGAAAGCAGGACACCTCAGAGG AGCAAGAAGGTTCAGTTTGTCTCCACAACACCCCACAGGCTCAGGAAGAGAATGACAA cTCCGAGCATCCGATCAGACAGCGATAGCGAGCTGTCTTCCTCTGACTCtggggaagaggaggatgaagttGGGATAGAGGAAGAGCAGAAAGTAAAGAAAGAAGACAAGGAGAACTTGAAGACTCTAAGAACACCCAGTAAATGTTCATCTGCAGCTCTCTACAAGACTCCTGCCAAGAAGAGCAAGACTGCTTCTGAAGTACCCAATCAGCCCAGTATGATTGAGGAGTATTTTGAAGCCCATGGCAGTTCAAAGGTCTTGACATCAGACCGCACGCTAGAGCGTTTACACACACCTAAACTTGACAGG GAGACGTTGGTCCAGCTTTTAGAAGGAAAGCCGTCCTGCTGCTCCAAAGAGATCCAGCAGCTCCACAACAAACACCGAAAGCACTTTAGCAAATGGatgttacagttaca GTTGGGATTCAGTGTGCTGGTCTACGGTTTGGGCAGCAAAAAATCTCTGCTGGAAGACTTCCGTGTATCTCACTTGGCTCAGGAAATCCACCTCGTGGTCAACGGATTCTTCCCTTCCATTACTCTTAAATCA ATCCTAAATGCTTTGACGTGCGAGGTTTTAGAGCACCAGGGAAGTTTCCGGACCCCCTCAGACCAGATCCAGTACATCACTCAGACTCTCAAAgaca GCCCAGATCTCCATGTATACCTGCTAATCCATAATATCGACGGACCAATGCTGCGAGGAGAGAAGACCCAGAGTGCACTGGGGCAGCTGGCATCTCTGCCCAACCTGCACTTGGTGGCTTCTTTAGACCACATAAACGCTCCACTGG TGTGGGACCAGTTTAAGCAGAGCCAGTTTAACTGGTTGTGGTGGGAGTGTGTGACCTTTCAGCACTACGCAGAGGAAACGTCATATGAAAACTCGCTCCTGGTGCAGCAGACTGGCGCTCTCGCTCTGTCCTCCCTTACACACGTGCTACGCAGCTTGACACCCAATGCAAG aggaaTTTTCAAACTGTTGGTGAAATTCCAGCTGGAAAACAAAGATAACCCGTCATACACAG GATTGTCATTCCAAGATTTCTACCAGCGTTGTCGCGAGGCGTTCTTGGTGAACTCTGACCTCACACTGAGGACTCAGCTGACTGAGTTCAGAGACCACAAACTGATACGGACACGCAAG GGTGCAGATGGTGTGGAGTACTTAATTGTTGCCGTGGATGCAAGCACGTTGATGGATTTCCTAGAGAACGAAGAGGATGACTGA
- the orc2 gene encoding origin recognition complex subunit 2 isoform X1 — translation MKVLFTFSSGGTDLLSVIMSVLEVKFIGDGDALEHIVDKQEGVQSNSGSVQKMVTFKNPAGRRTRVDAEHDGDENEVLDEQNYVQALGTDNAEEDEEGMYRVAGSSIFTFQKGKRGHSMAQTASELARTPGKSVTFSTTPNIEPSTPTRTGRNHRGESRTPQRSKKVQFVSTTPHRLRKRMTTPSIRSDSDSELSSSDSGEEEDEVGIEEEQKVKKEDKENLKTLRTPSKCSSAALYKTPAKKSKTASEVPNQPSMIEEYFEAHGSSKVLTSDRTLERLHTPKLDRETLVQLLEGKPSCCSKEIQQLHNKHRKHFSKWMLQLQLGFSVLVYGLGSKKSLLEDFRVSHLAQEIHLVVNGFFPSITLKSILNALTCEVLEHQGSFRTPSDQIQYITQTLKDSPDLHVYLLIHNIDGPMLRGEKTQSALGQLASLPNLHLVASLDHINAPLVWDQFKQSQFNWLWWECVTFQHYAEETSYENSLLVQQTGALALSSLTHVLRSLTPNARGIFKLLVKFQLENKDNPSYTGLSFQDFYQRCREAFLVNSDLTLRTQLTEFRDHKLIRTRKGADGVEYLIVAVDASTLMDFLENEEDD, via the exons ATGAaagttttgtttacattttcttcGGGCGGTACTGACTTGTTATCCG TCATCATGAGTGTGTTGGAGGTGAAGTTCATTGGTGATGGAGATGCTCTGGAGCATATCGTGGACAAACAGGAGG GTGTGCAGAGCAACAGTGGGTCTGTTCAGAAGATGGTAACGTTTAAAAACCCAGCTGGACGACGGACCAGAGTGGATGCAGAACATGATGGGGACGAAAATGAAGTCCTTGATGAGCAGAACTATGTCCAAGCTTTAGGAACAGACAATGCAGAAG AAGACGAGGAGGGTATGTACAGAGTGGCTGGATCCTCCATTTTCACCTTTCAGAAAGGCAAACGTGGACACAGCATGGCCCAGACTG CGAGTGAGTTGGCTCGGACTCCTGGGAAAAGCGTGACCTTCAGCACGACCCCCAACATTGAACCCTCGACTCCCACCCGAACAGGCCGCA ACCACAGAGGGGAAAGCAGGACACCTCAGAGG AGCAAGAAGGTTCAGTTTGTCTCCACAACACCCCACAGGCTCAGGAAGAGAATGACAA cTCCGAGCATCCGATCAGACAGCGATAGCGAGCTGTCTTCCTCTGACTCtggggaagaggaggatgaagttGGGATAGAGGAAGAGCAGAAAGTAAAGAAAGAAGACAAGGAGAACTTGAAGACTCTAAGAACACCCAGTAAATGTTCATCTGCAGCTCTCTACAAGACTCCTGCCAAGAAGAGCAAGACTGCTTCTGAAGTACCCAATCAGCCCAGTATGATTGAGGAGTATTTTGAAGCCCATGGCAGTTCAAAGGTCTTGACATCAGACCGCACGCTAGAGCGTTTACACACACCTAAACTTGACAGG GAGACGTTGGTCCAGCTTTTAGAAGGAAAGCCGTCCTGCTGCTCCAAAGAGATCCAGCAGCTCCACAACAAACACCGAAAGCACTTTAGCAAATGGatgttacagttaca GTTGGGATTCAGTGTGCTGGTCTACGGTTTGGGCAGCAAAAAATCTCTGCTGGAAGACTTCCGTGTATCTCACTTGGCTCAGGAAATCCACCTCGTGGTCAACGGATTCTTCCCTTCCATTACTCTTAAATCA ATCCTAAATGCTTTGACGTGCGAGGTTTTAGAGCACCAGGGAAGTTTCCGGACCCCCTCAGACCAGATCCAGTACATCACTCAGACTCTCAAAgaca GCCCAGATCTCCATGTATACCTGCTAATCCATAATATCGACGGACCAATGCTGCGAGGAGAGAAGACCCAGAGTGCACTGGGGCAGCTGGCATCTCTGCCCAACCTGCACTTGGTGGCTTCTTTAGACCACATAAACGCTCCACTGG TGTGGGACCAGTTTAAGCAGAGCCAGTTTAACTGGTTGTGGTGGGAGTGTGTGACCTTTCAGCACTACGCAGAGGAAACGTCATATGAAAACTCGCTCCTGGTGCAGCAGACTGGCGCTCTCGCTCTGTCCTCCCTTACACACGTGCTACGCAGCTTGACACCCAATGCAAG aggaaTTTTCAAACTGTTGGTGAAATTCCAGCTGGAAAACAAAGATAACCCGTCATACACAG GATTGTCATTCCAAGATTTCTACCAGCGTTGTCGCGAGGCGTTCTTGGTGAACTCTGACCTCACACTGAGGACTCAGCTGACTGAGTTCAGAGACCACAAACTGATACGGACACGCAAG GGTGCAGATGGTGTGGAGTACTTAATTGTTGCCGTGGATGCAAGCACGTTGATGGATTTCCTAGAGAACGAAGAGGATGACTGA